One region of Pieris rapae chromosome Z, ilPieRapa1.1, whole genome shotgun sequence genomic DNA includes:
- the LOC110993420 gene encoding fibrohexamerin-like gives MLAILLFLSITACLAGPSNIVRPCKFSHTQCLREIFRLNSRCNPNVQGSIPTKYTIPTVVFHTPYFNSTYIERNLKIGNHNKCQISEFFYNTKTDVLVIAIDCPFLVFESTRILLQHHSLAEDTSFEYYYKGTYPLIRLTMNIPNAINMDVCSAYTFADVTALPIFQINPNDQKTANFLSRDLTLLNIFERETFYGRARQLMLKYINSYICDFGCK, from the exons ATGTTGGCAATACTTTTATTCCTGTCTATAACAGCGTGTTTAGCCG gacCATCAAATATAGTTCGGCCATGCAAGTTTTCGCATACGCAATGTTTGCGAGAAATTTTCCGATTGAACTCAAGATGTAATCCCAATGTCCAAGGTTCAATTCCTACGAAGTACACGATACCAACAGTCGTGTTTCATACCCCATACTTCAATTCAACATATATAGAGAGGAACTTGAAAATTggaaatcataataaatgcCAGATCTCGGAattttt ctATAACACTAAAACGGACGTTCTTGTTATCGCAATAGACTGTCCATTCCTTGTATTCGAGTCGACCAGGATACTCCTTCAGCATCATTCCTTGGCTGAAGACACcagttttgaatattattataagggGACCTATC cTTTGATTCGTCTAACAATGAACATTCCCAATGCTATCAACATGGACGTCTGCTCAGCGTACACCTTTGCAGATGTGACAGCGCTGCCGATCTTTCAAATCAATCCGAATG ATCAAAAAACAGCGAATTTCCTGTCAAGAGATCTGACACTGTTGAATATCTTCGAACGCGAGACGTTTTATGGCAGAGCAAGACAActcatgttaaaatatataaattcttatatcTGTGATTTTGGTTGCAAATAA